A window of Auraticoccus monumenti contains these coding sequences:
- the ftsE gene encoding cell division ATP-binding protein FtsE translates to MIRFDDVSKTYEGQRRAALSNVDLEIDKGEFVFLVGQSGSGKSTFLRLVLREYRPSRGSIFVAGRELNRLHNWKIPGLRRQIGTVFQDFRLLPGKTVHENVAFALQVIGKSRSQIRTLVPETLELVGLQGKENRLPEELSGGEQQRVAVARAFVNRPRILIADEPTGNLDPATSVGIMKLLDRINRTGTTVVMATHDSSIVDQMRKRVVQLADGSVVRDQTKGVYGS, encoded by the coding sequence GTGATCCGATTTGATGATGTGAGCAAGACCTACGAGGGCCAGCGCCGTGCCGCCCTCAGCAACGTCGACCTCGAGATCGACAAGGGCGAGTTCGTCTTCCTCGTCGGGCAGTCGGGCTCGGGCAAGTCGACGTTCCTGCGTCTGGTGCTGCGCGAGTACCGCCCGAGCAGGGGAAGCATCTTCGTGGCCGGCCGCGAGCTCAACCGACTGCACAACTGGAAGATCCCCGGTCTGCGCCGCCAGATCGGCACCGTCTTCCAGGACTTCCGGCTGCTGCCCGGCAAGACCGTCCACGAGAACGTCGCGTTCGCGCTGCAGGTGATCGGGAAGTCCCGCAGCCAGATCCGCACCCTGGTGCCGGAGACGCTGGAGCTGGTCGGCCTGCAGGGCAAGGAGAACCGGCTCCCCGAGGAGCTCTCCGGTGGTGAGCAGCAGCGCGTGGCGGTGGCCCGCGCCTTCGTCAACCGCCCGCGCATCCTGATCGCCGACGAGCCCACCGGCAACCTGGACCCCGCCACCAGCGTGGGGATCATGAAGCTGCTGGACCGGATCAACCGCACCGGCACCACGGTGGTGATGGCCACCCACGACTCCTCCATCGTCGACCAGATGCGCAAGCGCGTCGTCCAGCTCGCCGACGGCTCCGTCGTCCGCGACCAGACCAAGGGGGTGTACGGCTCGTGA